One window of Scheffersomyces stipitis CBS 6054 chromosome 1, whole genome shotgun sequence genomic DNA carries:
- a CDS encoding predicted protein, with amino-acid sequence MDNFYNVSSSLSDIRKELRKDTLSLKNRLQSILYDSKFVSGLELNFPLVPNERCGLWYVPNDSQIDSSYFKSTDGHTSEWAFSMRRLNLHLVPIIGENDGISIIDSTRKGKLMPDALSKTIPIWCAVLNSILYEDTSDNEIVQELGSLLSGWSEDDTGFILDLKNNHSWLRTPREMVFRSEHNLIVKRIPEFVKEVKHLGLISKKQLIAALGGKRKPLVPFWTYPGNKGRIHTISNDHNDGGIVFEDSTVNRTNPYYTIQCVTASKKTEELDGAPITVQSRSQDQELISTSWRYIQGAADDHELWATKDICQGNLSPKIFWSLLLIKSAEGIIDENTGYIYDWLSEAELTQKLNKLYSQLLESKENHSFVLRTQVSDVKNTKNDTGIILGIMESNIHYEQLIVEFPEVAEVVIFSDKYVVTDVPEKVQIQLFQHKIESSKKGSKQLREVLPTLVPKLKAGDVNSKILVLCDSGKDISAGLVVLLLCKYFDLEWKIKQSPEAVKVDKDLVKKQLSLLANVRKVNPSRNTLQSINTYLM; translated from the coding sequence ATGGATAACTTCTACAATGTCAGCAGTAGTCTCTCTGACATAAGAAAGGAGCTCAGAAAGGATACCCTTTCGTTGAAAAATAGGCTCCAGTCAATTCTATACGACTCGAAGTTTGTTTCTGGTCTTGAGTTGAATTTTCCTTTGGTCCCTAACGAAAGGTGTGGATTATGGTATGTTCCTAACGATAGTCAGATCGATAGCTCGTATTTCAAGTCGACAGATGGCCATACCAGCGAATGGGCGTTTTCCATGCGAAGACTCAATCTCCATTTGGTGCCCATCATAGGTGAAAATGACGGAATATCAATTATTGATTCCACCAGGAAGGGAAAGTTGATGCCCGACGCTTTGCTGAAGACCATACCGATCTGGTGTGCTGTGCTCAACAGCATTTTGTATGAAGATACTCTGGATAACGAAATTGTGCAAGAACTAGGCTCCTTATTGAGTGGCTGGTCAGAAGATGATACTGGATTcattcttgatttgaagaataacCACAGTTGGCTCAGAACACCTAGGGAAATGGTTTTTCGAAGCGAGCACAACCTAATTGTGAAGCGGATTCCTGAGTTTGTCAAGGAAGTGAAGCATTTGGGcttgatttcaaagaaacagTTAATCGCAGCTCTTGgtggaaagagaaagcCGTTGGTGCCGTTCTGGACGTATCCTGGCAACAAGGGTAGAATTcatacaatttcaaatgATCATAATGATGGCGGCATTGTGTTCGAAGACTCTACTGTCAATAGAACTAATCCGTACTATACTATTCAATGTGTGACAgcttcaaagaagacagaagaaCTCGATGGAGCACCTATAACTGTACAAAGTCGATCGCAGGATCAGGAGCTAATATCAACTTCGTGGAGATATATTCAGGGAGCGGCAGATGACCACGAGCTATGGGCTACCAAGGATATCTGTCAAGGGAACCTCCTGCCCAAAATCTTTTGGAGCCTCTTGCTAATAAAACTGGCAGAAGGTATAATAGACGAAAACACGGGATACATTTACGACTGGCTCAGTGAAGCTGAACTTACTCAAAAACTTAACAAACTCTATTCTCAGCTTCTTGAGTCCAAGGAAAACCACTCTTTCGTACTCAGGACTCAGGTGAGTGACGTCAAGAATACGAAGAACGATACAGGCATCATTTTGGGAATAATGGAATCAAATATCCACTACGAGCAGTtaattgttgaattccCTGAGGTAGCTGAAGTGGTTATTTTCAGTGACAAGTACGTGGTCACAGATGTGCCAGAGAAAGTGCAAATCCAGTTGTTCCAACATAAAATAGAGTCGTCCAAAAAAGGATCGAAGCAGTTGAGAGAAGTGCTTCCAACTCTTGTTCCCAAACTCAAGGCTGGAGATGTCAATAGCAAAATCTTAGTGCTTTGTGATTCTGGAAAGGATATCAGCGCTGGTTTGGTTGTTCTCTTGTTGTGCAAATATTTTGACTTGGAATGGAAAATAAAGCAATCTCCTGAAGCTGTCAAGGTAGATAAGGACTTGGTaaagaagcaattgagtTTGCTAGCTAATGTCAGAAAAGTTAATCCAAGTAGAAACACTCTACAGAGTATAAACACATATTTAATGTAA
- a CDS encoding predicted protein has product LDKVHRAFFKSLQREQTKYGKKHIVIEPSIRHLLVLLQNEKFESNHTSQLQSKLPLQLKTRRLLEPVVFHIILSLYYISKKPSLDSKYIQSQSQAQCHYLSQIITRIDKKYKKILENIDCRDALYLVENFGNEITESETSESLKMALSCFNRLSNSKYNVENDLLPWIRSLIAPSITSSCSSLSNLTDIPPFVLGDILLRTPMSKEELHLQLDIWNEYMRPISMAYLEKQSFLKTCINNLVFYCIHYDPSTLFELLKSTYSFYTSPKLGFKVSVTNNDFLNELIWSMAYTSLSGNSSAASSIISSQEYLVNVLSNSGTNEDEISLRLNLRSFMGIVLAINKKSADKGRQLFEFAEKKYFSGQREISSKDMASYNIVKIYLSKTPEELLHHFNNAAVDFFHSSGLWLSFVSKLNQFNLLTSTRSKKIMKELVNNAEKIIITKDIVSILFTPIHSLKTFDELMTIMMAHSNEMVLYHTNILLPRYISLLYSGNDSDEWVQRKYPWDRDILDNSGKPFKGFNSPVEYARHLYGTCFQKKSARIVGVMLEGEAEIEPANVYETYKRELRDNGDLVPNNSCLLALIKAAVQSPPGGPYLFWGDLYATQVVIHEFKSNVQQDVSDTNYKVYPNDKLWRKYIQMLAKFEYISELSDIIKWWEKLKFVPQQKTLYELLVALPEQYANRYIIHFTTLRESSHEETEGCSSWPWPTLSELQNYRNSN; this is encoded by the coding sequence CTCGATAAAGTCCATAgagccttcttcaagtctctcCAGAGAGAGCAGACCAAATACGGTAAAAAACACATCGTTATCGAACCATCTATAcgacatcttcttgttttaCTCCAGAATGAAAAGTTTGAGAGTAACCATACTTCACAATTGCAATCGAAACTTCCACTACAACTAAAAACCAGACGGCTCTTGGAACCGGTTGTATTCCATATCATCCTTTCTTTGTATTATATCTCGAAAAAGCCGTCTTTGGATAGCAAGTACATTCAGTCTCAGTCTCAAGCACAATGTCATTATCTTTCTCAGATAATCACTAGAATTGACAAGAAGTATAAGAAAATCTTGGAAAACATAGATTGTCGAGATGCTCTCTATCTTGTTGAGAACTTTGGTAACGAAATTACTGAGAGTGAAACCTCGGAATCGCTCAAAATGgctctttcttgtttcaaCAGGTTATCCAATAGCAAATACAACGTAGAAAACGACTTGCTACCTTGGATTAGGTCGCTCATAGCTCCAAGCATAACATCGAGCTGTAGTTCCTTGTCCAATCTTACAGATATTCCTCCTTTTGTCTTAGGGGATATTCTCTTGAGAACTCCAATGTCCAAAGAAGAGctacatctacaattaGACATCTGGAACGAGTATATGCGACCCATATCTATGGCATATCTCGAGAAGCaaagtttcttgaaaacatGTATAAACAACCTTGTCTTCTACTGCATTCATTATGATCCCTCAACTTTGTTTGAGTTGCTTAAGTCAACTTACTCTTTCTATACGAGTCCTAAATTGGGCTTCAAGGTTTCTGTCACCAATAACGACTTTTTAAATGAACTCATTTGGCTGATGGCATACACTTCTCTAAGTGGAAATTCTTCCGCAGCATCTAGCATCATTTCTTCACAAGAGTATTTGGTTAATGTCctttccaattctggaaccaatgaagacgaaatcTCCCTTAGACTCAATCTCCGTTCGTTCATGGGAATAGTTTTGGCCATAAACAAGAAGTCAGCCGATAAAGGAAGACAATTGTTTGAGtttgctgaaaagaagtacTTCAGTGGACAGCGTGAAATAAGCTCGAAAGACATGGCTTCCTACAACATAGTCAAGATATATCTTTCCAAAACACCTGAAGAGCTTCTTCACCATTTCAACAATGCAGCTGTAGATTTTTTCCATTCGTCAGGGTTGTGGCTCAGTTTCGTGTCGAAGTTGAATcagttcaacttgttgacatcgacaagatcgaagaagataatgaaaGAATTGGTCAATAATGCCGAGAAGATTATTATCACTAAGGATATTGTATCCATTCTATTTACGCCTATCCATTCGCTCAAAACTTTTGATGAGCTTATGACCATTATGATGGCACACAGTAACGAAATGGTATTATACCACACTAATATACTCTTGCCTAGGTATATCTCCTTGTTATACTCTGGTAATGATAGTGATGAATGGGTACAAAGAAAGTATCCGTGGGACAGGGACATCCTAGATAATTCAGGAAAGCCATTCAAAGGCTTCAATAGTCctgttgaatatgctaGACACTTGTATGGAACctgtttccagaagaaatcgGCCAGAATAGTGGGTGTCATGTTGGAAGGAGAAGCCGAAATCGAACCAGCCAACGTATACGAAACCTACAAGAGAGAGCTCCGCGATAATGGAGATCTTGTTCCGAATAACTCATGTTTGCTAGCCTTGATAAAAGCAGCAGTTCAATCACCACCAGGTGGTCCCTACCTTTTCTGGGGGGACTTGTATGCTACCCAAGTTGTCATTCATGAGTTCAAAAGTAACGTTCAACAGGACGTTTCAGACACCAACTATAAGGTATATCCGAATGACAAACTCTGGAGAAAATATATCCAGATGCTAGCCAAGTTCGAATATATTCTGGAGTTGTCTGACATCATCAAGTGGTgggaaaagttgaagttcgTGCCGCAACAGAAGACACTTTACGAGCTTTTGGTAGCTCTTCCAGAGCAATATGCCAACAGATATATCATACATTTCACGACTCTAAGAGAGTCTAGCCACGAAGAAACTGAGGGCTGCTCTTCGTGGCCCTGGCCCACATTACTGGAACTCCAGAACTATAGGAACTCCAATTAA
- a CDS encoding predicted protein — protein IPKAEREVRRQIHQAYIVMMIVHGAMRNKWCNDYELWNRLRNSVNPLALELIHQNVNNKVLDTVKSRRFLDGLQKIMKQYRHRFRVTSQGLIRKNWNELGIRQNRIEKNVTFDRFRYLLSNFRGSKDIGAQGFVCLLRSLGLNARLVFSLQPPDYTMTAALPPIDVDTLTGGAGSSSANISSISKDAKQNLLSSIRAKSTVTSAERTIRPVFDDPSYPIFWAEVWNKYSRKWVAIDPFVLETLEVPPMMRKSKFEPTLSETRNQLLYAIAFDKYGCVRDVTRRYSQYYNARTVKKKIHYRSDEDEHWYEKVIRASTSALRRKLNKLDILELKEFYDRDLAEGMPNSKADFKNHPIYALETHLKHNEIIYPKDDTSKCGVFRAKSTRSKKNSEEVIPVYKRSHVYLVRSAKAWYMRGRILKMGVQALKVKQRRATTPSNDGSDTEEADGRLYAEFQTQLYIPPPIIDGLIPKNAFGNIDVYTSSMLPENGYLLDTSGIYTMKMAEQAARILEIDYARAIVAFDFGGKKEKRNSTRIPTAREGGIVIDSQYKEAIFLVLDTLVEEEAEQQRQNVELNTLKNWKYFLIKLRIMERLNA, from the coding sequence ATTCCTAAGGCAGAAAGAGAGGTTCGTAGACAAATACATCAGGCTTACATAGTTATGATGATTGTACATGGTGCTATGCGCAATAAATGGTGCAATGACTACGAGTTATGGAACAGGTTGAGGAACTCTGTAAACCCATTGGCGTTGGAACTTATCCACCAGAACGTCAACAACAAAGTGCTAGATACGGTAAAGTCGCGTAGATTTTTAGATGGGCTACAGAAGATCATGAAGCAGTACCGTCACAGATTCAGAGTAACTTCTCAAGGTTTGATACGCAAGAACTGGAACGAACTTGGAATACGACAGAATcgaattgaaaaaaatgtcACCTTCGATCGATTTCGATATTTATTGCTGAACTTTCGAGGATCCAAAGACATCGGGGCTCAAGGGTTTGTCTGTCTATTGCGTTCTTTGGGGCTCAATGCTAGATTAGTATTCTCGTTACAGCCACCTGACTACACCATGACAGCCGCATTGCCCCCAATAGACGTTGATACTCTTACAGGAGGTGCTGgttcatcttctgcaaACATTCTGTCTATTTCTAAAGACGCTAaacagaatcttctttccagcATACGCGCAAAATCCACAGTTACTTCCGCAGAAAGAACTATCAGGCCCGTCTTTGATGACCCCAGCTACCCCATCTTCTGGGCAGAGGTTTGGAATAAGTATTCACGGAAGTGGGTAGCTATCGACCCGTTTGTACTTGAGACTTTGGAGGTTCCCCCCATGATGAGAAAGTCGAAGTTCGAACCTACATTATCTGAAACACGCAATCAGCTTCTATATGCTATTGCGTTCGACAAGTACGGCTGTGTACGAGATGTCACCCGTAGATATAGCCAATACTATAATGCTAGAAcagtcaagaagaaaatccaCTACCgttcagacgaagacgagCATTGGTACGAGAAAGTCATACGTGCATCTACATCTGCattaagaagaaagttgaatAAACTAGACATATTGGAGCTTAAGGAATTCTACGATCGTGATTTGGCAGAGGGAATGCCTAACAGTAAGGCTGATTTTAAAAACCACCCCATCTACGCGTTGGAAACCCATTTGAAACACAATGAGATTATCTACCCCAAGGACGATACTAGCAAATGTGGAGTATTCCGTGCCAAATCCACTAgatccaagaagaattctgaagaagtaaTACCCGTATACAAAAGGTCACATGTATATTTAGTAAGGTCTGCTAAAGCGTGGTATATGCGAGGTAGAATTTTGAAGATGGGAGTCCAGGCACTTAAAGTGAAACAGCGTAGAGCCACCACTCCTTCTAACGATGGATCAGATACCGAAGAAGCTGATGGACGATTATATGCCGAGTTTCAAACTCAGCTATACATACCACCACCGATTATAGATGGTTTAATACCGAAGAATGCTTTTGGAAACATAGATGTCTACACATCTAGCATGCTTCCAGAGAATGGGTATTTACTAGATACTTCTGGAATCTATACTATGAAGATGGCAGAACAAGCAGCTAGGATCTTAGAAATAGATTATGCCAGGGCTATTGTTGCCTTTGATTTTGGGGGTAAAAAGGAGAAAAGAAACAGCACAAGAATTCCAACGGCCCGTGAGGGAGGAATTGTTATTGATAGCCAGTACAAGGAGGCTATATTTTTGGTTCTAGACActcttgtagaagaagaagcagagCAGCAGAGGCAAAACGTGGAATTAAACACCTTAAAGAACTGGAAGTATTTCCTTATCAAACTTAGAATTATGGAGAGATTGAACGCT
- a CDS encoding predicted protein: MSLSTILQHVKKKGQPPPRNVGTKSGPITASSLSSASPSASSTVKGHASFKNGDRKEVDPVVAMLKEKRRLEREKKEQEMRAKKGLPAKKPAKERAPKSGKSATSIKSANGLAHSTNSSRSLHTGRSSNLARSSAYPADSSEQKSTKKLSFNDLMKRASKIDQSKLSITLRNKSKSPETATGSGASSSTVRPVKSKSVTPKLSANPASRVPTRVPDSIKPDISASSAPVRTPLPVRGPSSMLEAKLKDKPTSRDRDRNRNGRHTSRPSSHQYADEYEYDDSDLDSFIASEDDEEERDRYSRHDGQDYDRDEIWAIFNRGKKRNYYNRFDDDSDVDDMEATGADILEEEQASRRRAELEDRRELEEEKRLAALKRARKSKRN, encoded by the exons ATGTCGTTATCTACGATCCTCCAGCatgtcaagaagaagggcCAACCGCCTCCACGCAATGTGGGTACGAAATCTGGTCCTATTACAGCATCATCTTTATCTTCGGCTTCACCTTCAGCATCAAGTACTGTAAAAGGCCATGCTTCCTTCAAAAATGGCGATAGAAAGGAAGTGGACCCCGTAGTAGCAATGCTTAAAGAGAAGCGGCGTTTGGAacgagaaaagaaggaacaAGAGATGCGAGCTAAAAAGGGTTTGCCAGCCAAAAAGCCCGCTAAGGAAAGAGCTCCTAAACTGGGGAAAAGTGCAACCTCCATCAAATCTGCGAATGGCCTAGCACATTCTACAAATTCTTCACGGTCTTTACACACCGGtcgttcttcaaatttggcCAGGCTGTCCGCATATCCAGCCGATAGCAGTGAACAGAAGCTGACAAAAAAGTTGAGTTTCAATGATTTGATGAAACGAGCCTCAAAAATTGACCAGAGCAAACTTTCCATTACGTTAAGAAATAAAAGTAAGTCTCCAGAAACGGCTACAGGGTCCGGTGCCAGTTCATCTACAGTCAGGCCagtgaaatcaaaatctgTAACTCCGAAGTTGCTGGCAAATCCAGCATCCCGAGTCCCGACTCGAGTTCCGGACTCTATAAAAC CTGATatttctgcttcttctgctcctGTTAGAACGCCTTTGCCGGTACGTGGGCCTTCCAGCATGCTTGAAGCCAAATTAAAGGATAAGCCTACACTGAGAGATAGAgatagaaatagaaatggCAGACATACTTCACGTCCATCGTCCCATCAGTATGCGGATGAGTATGAATATGACGACTCTGATCTAGACTCGTTCATAGCTTCggaagacgacgaagaggaaCGTGACAGGTACTCGAGGCACGACGGGCAGGACTATGATCGTGACGAGATCTGGGCCATTTTCAACAGAGGCAAAAAGCGCAACTACTACAACCGTTTTGATGATGATTCAGATGTTGACGATATGGAAGCCACAGGTGCtgatattcttgaagaagaacaggCTTCCAGACGCAGAGCAGAGTTGGAAGACCGTCgggaattggaagaagagaagcGGTTGGCTGCCCTTAAGAGAGCCCGCAAGCTGAAGAGAAACTAA
- the FUM2 gene encoding Fumarase converts fumaric acid to L-malic acid in the TCA cycle, translating into MLRLASKSVPAARAVSSRNLSVSSVLLSSTRTETDAFGPIEVDSSKYYGAQTARSKMNFKIGGPAARMPLPVVHAFGILKKSAAIVNEELGALDPKISQAIQVAATEVAEGKLDDHFPLVVFQTGSGTQSNMNANEVISNRAIEILGGELGSKKPVHPNDHCNMSQSSNDTFPTVMHIAAVTEISKSLIPELTKLRDSLQAKSDEFKDIIKIGRTHLQDATPLTLGQEFSGYVQQVTNGIERIEKTLPNLLYLAQGGTAVGTGLNTRKGWDVKIADQVSKLTGLPFKTAPNKFEALAAHDAIVEASGALNTVAVSLYKIANDIRYLGSGPRCGYGELALPENEPGSSIMPGKVNPTQNEALTMVATQVFGNHSAITFAGASGQFELNVFKPVMIANLLSSIRLIADGSASFRVNCVDGIQANVDKIEKTLHESLMLVTALNPKIGYDAASKTAKNAHKKGLTLKQSALELGVLSEQEFDEWVRPEKMIGPKD; encoded by the coding sequence ATGTTGAGATTAGCCTCCAAGTCTGTACCAGCTGCCAGAGCCGTTTCCTCGAGAAACTTGTCTGTGTCTTCCGTTTTGCTCCTGTCCACCAGAACTGAGACCGATGCCTTTGGTCCTATCGAGGTCGACTCGTCCAAGTACTACGGTGCCCAGACTGCCAGATCCAAGATGAACTTCAAAATCGGAGGACCTGCTGCCCGTATGCCATTGCCTGTTGTCCATGCTTTTggtatcttgaagaaatctgCTGCTATTGTTAATGAAGAGTTAGGAGCTTTGGATCCTAAGATTTCTCAAGCTATCCAAGTGGCTGCTACTGAAGTTGCCGAGGGTAAATTAGACGACCACTTCCCATTGGTTGTTTTCCAGACTGGTTCAGGTACTCAGTCAAACATGAATGCCAACGAAGTCATTTCCAACAGAGCTATTGAGATCTTGGGCGGGGAATTAGGATCCAAGAAGCCTGTTCACCCTAACGATCACTGTAATATGTCTCAATCTTCCAACGACACTTTCCCTACTGTTATGCACATTGCCGCTGTCACTGAAATctccaagtcgttgattCCCGaattgaccaagttgagagaCTCTTTACAGGCTAAATCTGATGAGTTCAAGGACATCATCAAGATCGGTAGAACCCACTTGCAAGACGCAACACCATTGACTTTGGGCCAGGAATTCTCCGGATACGTTCAACAGGTTACCAACGGTATTGAAAGAATCGAAAAGACTTTGCCCAATTTGCTCTACTTGGCCCAGGGTGGTACTGCTGTCGGTACTGGTCTTAACACCAGAAAAGGCTGGGACGTTAAGATTGCCGATCAAGTTTCCAAATTGACCGGCTTGCCTTTCAAGACTGCTCCTAACAAGTTTGAAGCTCTTGCAGCTCATGACGCCATCGTAGAAGCATCTGGTGCCTTGAACACTGTAGCTGTCTCTTTGTACAAAATCGCCAATGACATTAGATACTTGGGATCTGGCCCAAGATGTGGTTACGGTGAGTTGGCTTTGCCAGAAAACGAACCTGGTTCTTCTATCATGCCTGGTAAGGTTAACCCTACCCAGAACGAAGCCTTAACTATGGTGGCCACCCAAGTGTTTGGTAACCATTCTGCCATCACCTTTGCTGGTGCTTCTGGTCAGTTCGAATTGAACGTGTTCAAGCCAGTCATGATCGCCAACTTGTTGTCGTCCATTAGATTGATTGCTGACGGTTCGGCTTCATTCAGAGTCAACTGTGTTGACGGTATCCAGGCTAATGTTGACAAGATCGAAAAGACCTTGCACGAATCGTTGATGTTGGTCACTGCCTTGAACCCTAAGATCGGTTACGACGCCGCCTCCAAGACCGCCAAGAACGCTCACAAGAAGGGCTTGACTTTGAAGCAATCAGCTTTGGAGTTGGGCGTCTTGTCCGAGCAGGAATTCGACGAATGGGTCAGACCAGAAAAGATGATTGGTCCAAAGGATTAG
- a CDS encoding predicted protein — protein sequence MGNAVAENVLGTAGTIFWCIQLIPQIIRNYKVKNCEGLPPLMMFLWAASGIPFAIYFFASDGSIPLRIQPQLFTLFCTVSWAQTLYYPPYNLPRRRMWIYIVGFVIIGIALEVGFILWLRPVYRHGTHWPLLIIGIIASILLAVGLVPPYFELAKRQGRVVGINFVFLFMDSMGALLSMLSIIVGTFDIMSMVLYAIVLAMEIGIATSHAIWYFRMGKRIIKEEKAAAKLQEESKECPSESDPSDDVVVEQDVISTKEELA from the coding sequence ATGGGTAACGCCGTGGCAGAAAATGTGTTGGGGACAGCTGGAACCATTTTCTGGTGTATCCAGTTGATACCCCAGATTATCCGAAACTACAAAGTCAAGAATTGTGAAGGTCTTCCTCCACTCATGATGTTCCTCTGGGCTGCCAGTGGGATACCATTTGCTATTTACTTCTTTGCATCTGACGGTTCGATTCCTTTACGAATCCAGCCGCAACTTTTCACATTGTTCTGTACTGTTTCCTGGGCGCAGACGTTGTACTACCCTCCATACAATTTGCCTAGAAGGAGAATGTGGATCTACATCGTAGGTTTTGTCATAATTGGCATAGCTTTGGAAGTGGGTTTCATCTTGTGGTTGCGCCCTGTGTATCGTCACGGAACTCACTGGCCATTGTTGATAATCGGTATTATCGCTTCAATACTTTTGGCCGTTGGTTTAGTGCCTCCATACTTTGAATTGGCCAAACGTCAAGGTCGTGTTGTAGGCATCAACTTTGTGTTTTTGTTCATGGACTCCATGGGGGCACTCTTGTCGATGTTGAGTATCATCGTAGGCACTTTCGACATCATGTCCATGGTGTTGTATGCCATCGTGTTGGCGATGGAAATCGGAATTGCAACTAGCCATGCCATCTGGTACTTCAGAATGGGCAAGAGGAtcatcaaggaagaaaaggctGCCGCCAAGTTGCAAGAAGAGTCAAAGGAATGTCCGTCAGAAAGCGACCCTTCTGATGATGTTGTCGTCGAACAGGACGTTATTTCCACCAAGGAAGAACTTGCATAG